A window from Musa acuminata AAA Group cultivar baxijiao chromosome BXJ3-10, Cavendish_Baxijiao_AAA, whole genome shotgun sequence encodes these proteins:
- the LOC135651819 gene encoding uncharacterized protein LOC135651819, translating to MGKKRKSEDTHLDEADRTIYSVFRGAANSLSLIYTQAMGQQELAFQTGERHALEKLYQLILRHDEGSRVTVADILAYLQNEIGHGGEDTAMSPIPQLPHQYPQSSMQFGSTNIHDSSTIGTAAVCLARTGHREETKDTVFSNALSSPVRRSLESYHLAQGGGDGGASHDTALPQENTIRNHGSNHLDQSQDSHTCSDSSMDMHSDRADL from the exons ATGGGGAAGAAGAGGAAATCCGAGGACACGCATCTCGATGAGGCGGATCGGACGATCTACTCCGTCTTCCGTGGCGCCGCCAACTCTCTCTCCCTCATCTACACGCAGGCCATGGGGCAGCAGGAGCTCGCCTTCCAAACCGGAGAGCGCCACGCTTTG GAGAAGCTCTACCAGTTGATTCTAAGACATGATGAAGGGTCAAGGGTGACCGTAGCTGATATACTTGCGTATCTGCAG AATGAGATTGGCCATGGTGGTGAGGATACGGCGATGTCCCCAATTCCCCAGTTGCCGCACCAATATCCTCAGTCCTCGATGCAGTTTGGAAGCACAAACATCCATGACTCCAGTACGATTGGAACTGCAGCAGTTTGCCTCGCCAGGACGGGTCACCGTGAGGAAACAAAGGACACGGTCTTCTCAAATGCTTTATCCAGTCCGGTTCGTAGAAGTCTGGAGTCTTATCACCTGGCTCAAGGCGGAGGCGATGGTGGTGCAAGCCATGATACTGCCCTGCCACAAGAAAATACAATCAGGAACCATGGATCGAACCACCTTGACCAAAGCCAGGACTCTCACACTTGCAGTGATTCGTCCATGGACATGCATTCGGATAGAGCCGACTTATGA
- the LOC103968818 gene encoding FRIGIDA-like protein 4a, whose product MAAAEESPADDRIQKFLDDLESQHALLSNCTLLWKSLAEHFSSLRQALAIRSQSLDAHLQALESNTHKSLDSLALRDSSLPDRESAAAAALHERRDAALAEIQRSDAPSADLRGLLRWYARRMDSPGLWRFVVSRRKDLHALRREVPDAVAASLDPARLVVDASEDFLNHHADDGGADRNWALGMLLRSLLISEGGKAPEVAESMREKAAAVAEAWKEKFSTKEEGGEGGGGTMGGSEAQIFLQMVVAFGLRSRFEEGFLKKLVLEHASRKDMAKLAAALGLGEQLADVIDELVKTGKEIEAVYFVHESGLTERFPPDSLLKFYLQASRKKANSISKNGNNSIAAKEESSNMEINALKSIIKCVETCKLGSKFNVDGLKKRLAEMEKIKAERKRSAVANRPQGKRLRAAAGATPILRPAKAARGPNKPYAPYGQNPPAVSHIPATRHVYSYPGQGGFDGLASAQYGAPRSQSPATVPQQYYAHDDMGALRAGMHHGGPSITYGGYDYTAPAPTQQSRPH is encoded by the exons ATGGCGGCTGCCGAGGAATCCCCCGCCGACGATCGAATCCAGAAGTTCCTCGACGATCTGGAATCGCAGCACGCGCTTCTCTCCAACTGCACCCTCCTCTGGAAGTCCCTCGCTGAACACTTCTCCTCCCTCCGCCAAGCCCTCGCCATCCGGTCCCAATCCCTCGACGCCCACCTCCAGGCTCTCGAATCCAACACGCACAAGTCCCTCGACTCCCTCGCCCTGCGAGATTCCTCCCTCCCCGACCGCgagtccgccgccgccgccgccctccaCGAGCGCCGTGACGCCGCCCTAGCCGAGATCCAGCGCTCCGATGCCCCCTCCGCCGACCTCCGCGGCCTCCTCCGCTGGTATGCCCGCCGTATGGACTCCCCCGGCCTGTGGCGCTTCGTGGTGTCGCGCCGCAAGGATCTCCACGCGCTCCGGAGGGAGGTCCCTGACGCTGTGGCGGCATCGTTGGACCCCGCGAGGCTGGTGGTCGACGCTTCGGAGGACTTCCTGAATCACCACGCCGACGACGGCGGCGCCGACCGAAACTGGGCGCTGGGGATGCTTCTCCGGTCGCTGCTCATCTCGGAGGGCGGTAAGGCTCCGGAGGTCGCGGAGAGCATGAGGGagaaggcggcggcggtggccgaGGCGTGGAAGGAGAAGTTCAGCACAAAGGAGGAagggggagaaggaggaggaggaaccatGGGTGGTTCAGAGGCGCAAATATTTCTGCAGATGGTGGTGGCGTTTGGTTTGAGATCACGATTCGAAGAAGGCTTCCTGAAGAAGCTCGTTCTGGAGCATGCTTCCAGGAAAGACATGGCTAAACTCGCTGCTGCATTAGGGCTCGGGGAGCAATTGGCAG ATGTAATTGATGAGTTGGTAAAGACTGGCAAGGAGATCGAGGCTGTATATTTTGTTCATGAATCTGGCTTGACCGAGCGTTTCCCCCCTGATTCTCTCCTCAAGTTCTATCTCCAAGCCTCTAGGAAAAAAGCCAATTCCATATCGAAAAACGGGAACAATTCAATCGCTGCGAAG GAAGAGTCCAGCAATATGGAGATTAATGCTCTTAAATCCATCATCAAGTGTGTTGAGACTTGCAAACTTGGGTCAAAGTTCAATGTTGATGGTCTGAAGAAAAGGCTTGCAGAGATGGAAAAGATCAAGGCAGAAAGAAAGAGAAGCGCAGTCGCCAACAGACCCCAGGGCAAGAGATTAAGAGCAGCAGCTGGAGCAACCCCAATTCTGCGTCCTGCCAAAGCAGCTAGGGGCCCGAACAAACCTTATGCGCCATACGGTCAGAACCCACCAGCTGTGTCTCACATTCCAGCAACTCGCCATGTTTACAGTTATCCTGGTCAGGGTGGGTTTGATGGCCTTGCTTCTGCACAATACGGTGCTCCTCGTAGCcagagtcctgccaccgtgccccAGCAGTATTATGCTCATGATGATATGGGTGCACTACGAGCGGGAATGCATCACGGCGGTCCTTCCATTACTTATGGTGGATATGACTACACTGCACCTGCTCCGACACAGCAATCACGCCCACATTAG
- the LOC135584577 gene encoding protein SUPPRESSOR OF FRI 4-like, which produces MGKKKKRPSKVWCYYCDREFDDEKILVQHQKAKHFKCHVCHKKLSTAGGMAIHVLQVHKETVTKVPNAKPDRESTEIEIYGMQGIPPDILAAHYGEDEEAPVKTAKLEVASTGLIGGVVPGPVGVRFPPSSAYGAVPPAYNPAIPVMPPTWPIPAARPQPWFRSPMAVPVPPAPVLAPQQPLFPVQNVTSPMTSTSAPGLQSPLQTGPPGLPSSAPPVISQPLFPISSPAGAPPQSSPFLATSSPAIVSSSSPTMFKGVADANSVLNTTLASGYVAPNVPGGTSYANSHMYASGPNTENPSIGPPPVISNKPPPSHPTTNEVYLLWDDEAMSMEERRISLATYQVHDETSQMNSIDAAIDRRISESRLAGRMPF; this is translated from the exons atggggaagaagaagaagcgcccGTCGAAGGTGTGGTGCTACTACTGCGATCGGGAGTTCGACGATGAGAAGATCCTTGTCCAGCACCAGAAGGCCAAGCACTTCAAGTGTCATGTCTGCCACAAGAAGCTCTCCACCGCTGGCGGCATGGCCATCCACGTTCTCCAGGTCCATAAGGAGACCGTCACCAA AGTTCCCAATGCTAAGCCTGACAGAGAATCAACGGAGATTGAGATTTACGGAATGCAAGGAATTCCTCCTGATATCTTAGCAGCACACTATGGAGAGG ATGAAGAGGCACCAGTAAAGACAGCCAAACTGGAAGTTGCATCCACTGGGCTCATTGGTGGAGTGGTTCCTGGTCCAGTGGGGGTCAGATTTCCTCCCTCATCAGCATATGGTGCAGTTCCACCAGC ATACAATCCTGCAATTCCGGTGATGCCTCCAACATGGCCTATTCCAGCTGCTCGACCGCAGCCTTGGTTTCGATCGCCAATGGCTGTTCCAGTTCCTCCTGCACCTGTTTTGGCACCACAACAGCCATTATTTCCTGTCCAGAATGTTACAAGTCCCATGACCTCCACTTCTGCCCCTGGACTTCAATCACCACTTCAAACTGGTCCACCTGGCCTGCCCTCATCTGCACCACCTGTAATATCCCAACCACTATTTCCGATCAGCAGTCCAGCTGGTGCACCTCCTCAGAGTTCTCCATTTTTGGCAACATCTTCACCTGCAATCGTTTCGTCAAGTTCCCCAACAATGTTCAAAGGTGTAGCTGATGCAAATTCTGTTTTAAATACTACCCTAGCAAGTGGTTATGTGGCTCCAAATGTTCCAG GTGGTACATCATATGCAAACTCACATATGTATGCATCTGGTCCAAACACTGAGAATCCTTCAATTGGACCTCCGCCTGTAATATCCAACAAGCCACCTCCTTCCCATCCTACCACAAATGAGGTCTACTTGTTATGGGATGATGAAGCAATGTCAATG GAGGAAAGAAGAATTTCTCTAGCAACATATCAGGTGCATGATGAAACTAGCCAG ATGAACTCCATTGATGCAGCCATAGACAGAAGGATATCCGAGAGCCGGCTTGCTGGCCGTATGCCATTCTAG
- the LOC135651489 gene encoding MAR-binding filament-like protein 1, with the protein MGLLVGSPSFLRTPHSSFPFSNPLSSSVRSSQRKAARTRSLLATCCANRESHVGAVVTPPRRALLLAGISALPFLTLGAMAADVVVVQDKQDVKEPYDQDVIITEKQDDIKPEIQDLQDSALQDSSQEPNQFEQANLQNAPANSSISLQNGVGIIVSGVLGALYATSQKEKTATKSTLESLESKLNEKEAVMFMMKENFEKMLQREQEEKKKQERKFEEAETSLLNQLASTSETKEALLQELQNESKLVEELRAQISQLESSITRIAAEKNKLEAEFKEKVENVDVLQDRVVLLGLEINDTEKNIESLKVSLSENESECKKLSSNVEQLRNELPLANSTIQQLKEELLGTKAELNSKISLIDSLNEKIQSLSSEKDNCVQRIKDLMKDYDHLKTSSDRRAAHDAELLSKKEDQIRDIEEKLELAIAEGRDNNAIIAELRKEKDDLEALLEREASTVKILKGELQSTQEALGASKFEASNLSKDLDEARDSYEKLMTEVSKIQDDFSETKKTLAGSLEEAKSNAKFLSVELISVKAVLKKTKEELDITSKELRNAVADHENLKKELVETYKRLEAAMHEVNEERKVVSTLNRELDVLGNQILTDSEARRSLEADLDEATKSLDEMNESALLLSKELESSNSRNVSLEAEKEMLLKSLTEQKKVTKEAQENIEDAQNLVMRLGGDKENLEKRAKKFGEELASAKGEILRLRRQISVGKESVDELELELDPKANEAAAGAPFSVRKTANRRRKRRNT; encoded by the exons ATGGGGCTTCTCGTGGGAAGCCCCAGCTTCTTGCGGACTCCccactcctcctttcccttctccaaCCCTTTGTCGTCTTCTGTGCGCTCTTCGCAGAGGAAAGCTGCGAGGACGCGATCACTGCTGGCTACGTGTTGTGCAAATCGGGAGAGCCATGTAGGTGCCGTAGTTACTCCTCCTAGAAGGGCGCTTCTCCTTGCGGGCATCTCAGCTCTTCCCTTCTTGACACTTGGAGCAATGGCTGCCGACGTTGTGGTTGTCCAAG ATAAACAAGATGTCAAAGAACcatatgatcaagatgtcataatCACAGAAAAACAAGATGATATAAAGCCAGAGATACAAGATCTTCAAGATAGTGCACTGCAAGATTCATCTCAAGAGCCCAACCAATTTGAG CAAGCAAATCTACAAAATGCACCAGCAAACTCTTCAATTTCTTTACAAAATGGGGTTGGAATAATTGTGTCAGGTGTTCTTGGTGCATTATATGCAACATCTCAGAAGGAAAAGACAGCTACCAAATCCACCTTGGAATCT CTGGAAAGCAAGCTGAATGAAAAGGAAGCAGTGATGTTTATGATGAAGGAGAACTTTGAGAAAATGCTACAGAGGGAgcaggaagaaaaaaagaaacaagagagAAAGTTTGAGGAAGCCGAAACTTCTCTGCTAAATCAACTGGCTTCGACAAGTGAGACTAAAGAAGCTTTGCTTCAAGAGCTACAAAATGAGAGTAAACTAGTTGAAGAGCTTAGAGCACAAATAAGTCAACTTGAGAGCAGTATTACAAGAATCGCTGCAGAAAAAAATaagcttgaggctgaatttaaagaAAAGGTGGAAAATGTTGATGTGCTACAAGATAGAGTAGTCCTGCTTGGTTTGGAGATAAATGACACGGAGAAGAACATTGAAAGTCTCAAAGTATCCCTTTctgaaaatgaatcagaatgtaagAAGTTGAGCTCCAATGTTGAACAGTTAAGGAACGAGCTTCCCCTTGCAAATTCAACTATTCAACAGTTGAAAGAGGAGTTACTTGGAACTAAAGCAGAATTAAATTCAAAGATATCTTTAATTGATTCTCTTAATGAAAAGATTCAGTCGTTAAGCTCAGAGAAAGACAACTGTGTGCAGAGAATTAAGGATCTCATGAAAGACTATGATCATTTGAAAACCTCTTCTGATAGAAGAGCTGCCCATGATGCCGAACTCTTATCTAAGAAAGAGGACCAAATTCGTGATATTGAAGAAAAGCTTGAGCTTGCAATAGCTGAAGGGAGGGACAATAACGCAATTATTGCTGAGCTGAGAAAAGAAAAGGATGATCTCGAAGCATTGCTGGAAAGAGAAGCAAGTACTGTGAAAATTTTGAAAGGTGAGCTGCAGTCTACCCAAGAAGCACTGGGAGCTTCTAAGTTTGAAGCTTCCAATCTGTCCAAAGATCTCGATGAGGCTAGAGATTCATATGAGAAACTAATGACTGAGGTTTCAAAGATTCAGGATGATTTTAGTGAAACGAAGAAAACATTAGCTggtagccttgaagaggctaagtCTAATGCAAAATTTCTTTCTGTTGAATTAATCTCAGTGAAGGCGGTCCTAAAGAAAACCAAAGAAGAACTCGACATCACGTCCAAGGAATTGAGAAATGCTGTGGCTGATCATGAGAACTTGAAGAAGGAATTGGTGGAAACCTATAAAAGGCTAGAGGCTGCCATGCATGAAGTGAACGAAGAAAGGAAGGTAGTTTCTACTTTGAACAGAGAGCttgatgtgttgggaaatcaaatTCTGACCGACTCAGAAGCACGAAGATCTCTTGAAGCAGATCTGGATGAGGCTACCAAATCACTTGACGAGATGAATGAGAGTGCATTATTGCTGTCAAAAGAACTAGAGAGCAGTAATTCTAGAAATGTTAGCCTCGAAGCAGAGAAAGAGATGCTGCTCAAATCTCTCACGGAGCAAAAGAAAGTCACAAAAGAAGCTCAGGAAAATATCGAAGATGCTCAGAACCTTGTTATGAGGCTTGGAGGTGACAAGGAGAACTTAGAGAAGAGGGCTAAGAAGTTTGGAGAGGAATTAGCATCTGCAAAGGGCGAGATACTACGGTTGAGGAGGCAGATCAGTGTTGGGAAGGAATCTGTAGACGAGCTCGAGCTCGAGCTCGATCCAAAGGCCAATGAAGCTGCAGCAGGCGCTCCTTTTTCGGTAAGAAAGACTGCTAAtaggagaagaaagagaagaaatacatga
- the LOC135651490 gene encoding ruBisCO large subunit-binding protein subunit alpha-like → MSTFSSSSTLFYPKAPPLARISDLTRVHFLSKNTSFRRNFVVRAGPKRISFDKDCRRALVAGIDKLADAVSVTLGPRGRNVVLDESEVPKVINDGVTIARAIELSDGIENAGAMLIQEVACKTNDSAGDGTTTAIVLAREIIKLGMLAVVSGANPVSLKKGIDKTVHELIQVLRSKCIAINGREDIKAVAAISAGNDDFIGDIMATAIGKIGPDGVILIESSTSFDTTIEVQEGMKIDKGYMSPHFITNQDKSIVEFENAKVLVTDQKVTNVRDIVPLLEKTTQLSVPLLIIAEDISSEVLATLVLNKLQGILNVAAIKCPGFGEGKKAPLQDIALMTGADFLASDLGLMLRDVTSDQLGIARKVTITSNSTTIVADPSMKAEIQARISQIKKDLTEVDSSYLRKKLSERIAKLSSGFAVIKVGGLTEAELEDRKLRMEDAKNATFAAMDEGIAPGGGATYVQLSKHISTISDLFEDPEEKIGAEIVGKALLVPAYLIAQNAGVDGSIVVEKLLDSDWRNGYNAMTNEFEDLLKSGVVDPCRVSRCALQNAASVAGVVLLSQAAMVDKRRKPKPAVPLVPGISP, encoded by the exons ATGTCgactttctcctcatcttcgaccCTCTTCTACCCCAAAGCCCCCCCTCTTGCT AGAATTTCGGACCTCACAAGGGTTCATTTTCTGTCCAAAAATACGTCCTTTCGGAGGAATTTCGTCGTAAGGGCGGGCCCGAAAAGGATAAGTTTCGACAAGGATTGCAGAAGGGCGTTGGTCGCTGGGATCGATAAGCTCGCCGATGCTGTTTCTGTTACCTTGGGACCCAGAG GGCGTAATGTTGTTCTTGATGAGTCAGAAGTTCCAAAAGTAATAAATGATGGCGTCACAATTGCTCGGGCCATTGAACTTTCGGATGGAATTGAAAATGCTGGTGCCATGTTAATCCAAGAG GTGGCATGCAAGACTAATGACTCTGCTGGTGATGGCACCACAACAGCAATTGTTTTGGCTCGAGAAATCATCAAGTTGGGTATGTTGGCCGTGGTGTCTGGGGCTAACCCAGTTTCTTTAAAGAAAGGTATTGATAAAACAGTTCATGAACTAATCCAAGTTTTGAGGAGTAAATGCATTGCTATAAATGGAAGGGAGGATATAAAAG CTGTAGCTGCAATATCTGCTGGAAACGATGACTTCATCGGAGATATTATGGCCACTGCTATAGGAAAAATTGGTCCTGATGGAGTAATTTTAATCGAGTCATCAACATCTTTTGATACGACAATCGAAGTTCAGGAAGGAATGAAG ATAGACAAGGGTTATATGTCACCGCACTTCATAACAAACCAGGATAAATCAATTGTTGAGTTTGAGAATGCTAAAGTTCTTGTAACTGATCAAAAGGTGACTAATGTGAGAGACATCGTGCCATTGTTGGAGAAAACCACTCAACTTAGTGTTCCGTTGCTAATTATTGCTGAAGACATCTCAAGTGAAGTGCTCGCAACAttggtccttaacaaacttcaaggCATATTAAATGTTGCGGCCATCAAATGCCCTGGATTTGGGGAAGGCAAGAAGGCCCCCCTGCAAGATATTGCTCTCATGACAG GTGCAGATTTTCTTGCTAGTGACCTAGGCTTGATGCTTCGAGATGTAACTTCAGACCAGCTAGGTATCGCACGGAAGGTGACTATAACAAGTAATTCAACAACGATTGTTGCTGATCCATCTATGAAAGCTGAGATACAGGCAAGAATTTCACAGATAAAGAAAGATCTGACCGAAGTAGATAGCTCCTACCTACGAAAGAAGCTGTCTGAGAGGATAGCAAAACTTTCAAGTGGCTTTGCTGTCATCAAG GTAGGGGGGTTAACTGAAGCTGAACTCGAGGACAGGAAACTTAGAATGGAGGATGCAAAGAATGCAACTTTTGCGGCCATGGATGAGGGTATAGCACCAGGAGGCGGGGCAACATACGTGCAATTATCAAAGCATATTTCCACCATATCGGATCTGTTTGAAGACCCAGAAGAGAAGATTGGTGCTGAGATTGTTGGAAAG GCACTTCTTGTACCGGCTTATTTGATAGCCCAAAATGCAGGGGTCGACGGTTCCATTGTGGTGGAAAAACTTCTTGATAGCGATTGGAGAAATGGTTACAATGCGATGACCAATGAGTTTGAGGATCTTCTTAAATCAGGTGTCGTGGATCCATGCAGAGTTTCGAGATGTGCTCTTCAGAACGCCGCATCGGTAGCTGGAGTTGTGCTATTGTCCCAAGCTGCCATGGTTGACAAAAGAAGAAAGCCCAAGCCTGCTGTTCCTCTGGTTCCTGGAATTTCTCCGTAG
- the LOC135651994 gene encoding ent-kaur-16-ene synthase, chloroplastic-like produces MSGLPIAQFVRGPAPRGAAKLDHGCKNHTSGNSTLLCSNGSMERIREHLQKIELSASSYDTAWVAMVPSPMSPQRPCFPQCLNWILDNQHPDGSWGLHHFHPSLINDGLSSTLACILALERWKSGQEHVRRGLSFIESNFSRIVDEQLHSPIGFDIIFPCMLEYALNIGLEIPIDQSDINNMLCKRDAELQREQGNNCEGRKAYLAYVAEGLGNILDWREIMKYQRENGSLFNSPSTTAAALMHIYDAKALEYLRSLLSRFGCSVPTSYPVDVHIHLCMIDDIERLGVARHFSREIKSILDRIYRCWLLNDEEISSDMATCAMAFRLLRMNGYDVSSDCFSQFSEVNYFYNSLQGYLKDVSTVLELYKASQIKISPNEQVLDKLGSWSRDFLKQALISNQKLGPQVALQEVDYALNFPFYSNLDRLEHKRNIENFGAEKFHVLKTSYQYGGINDNNLLGLALEDFCTTQSIYHKELQNLEDWVKENKLDQLEFARQKQAYCYFSAAATLFSPEMSEARISWAKNSILTTVVDDFFDFGGSREELESLISLVEKWDGTWKEESCSEQVKIIFSALFNTINELSIRASALQQRSITHHLVEIWLSLMKSMMKEAEWTHNKEVPSLDEYMLNGCVSFALGPIILPALYFVGPQLPEYVVNHPEYLNLLKLVSTCGRLLNDIRGFQREGKEGKLNSVSLRILHSHGSASEEEVKKEMQRAIDGGRTELLRLVLQRDGSVVPRPCKDLFWKMCRILHVFYMKTDGFTSPNEMLGAVNSVIHEPLKVSHK; encoded by the exons ATGTCTGGTTTGCCAATTGCACAATTTGTCAGAGGTCCTGCTCCAAGAG GTGCAGCAAAACTAGATCATGGATGCAAGAATCATACAAGTGGCAACAGTACATTACTG TGCTCAAATGGATCGATGGAAAGAATCAGGGAGCATTTGCAGAAGATTGAACTTTCAGCTTCATCTTATGATACTGCATGGGTAGCAATGGTCCCTTCTCCAATGTCTCCTCAGCGTCCATGTTTCCCACAATGTCTGAATTGGATATTAGACAATCAACATCCTGATGGCTCATGGGGACTTCATCATTTCCATCCCTCTCTTATTAATGATGGTCTGTCTTCCACGTTGGCATGTATACTTGCACTTGAGCGATGGAAATCTGGTCAAGAACATGTTAGGAGAG GTCTCAGCTTTATTGAAAGTAACTTTTCCCGCATTGTCGATGAGCAATTGCATTCTCCTATtggctttgatattatatttcCTTGTATGCTTGAATATGCCCTCAACATTGGTTTAGAAATTCCCATCGACCAAAGTGACATAAATAACATGCTTTGCAAGCGAGATGCAGAACTACAAAG AGAACAAGGAAACAATTGTGAGGGACGAAAAGCCTATTTAGCATATGTTGCAGAAGGATTGGGGAATATATTGGACTGGAGAGAAATTATGAAATATCAAAGGGAAAATGGATCACTATTCAATTCACCATCCACAACTGCTGCTGCACTGATGCATATTTATGATGCTAAAGCTCTCGAGTATTTGCGTTCTCTTCTATCGAGGTTTGGCTGTTCAG TTCCTACTTCATATCCTGTAGATGTGCATATACATCTTTGCATGATTGACGACATTGAAAGGTTGGGAGTCGCTCGACATTTTAGTCGCGAGATAAAGAGTATTTTGGACAGAATATATAG ATGCTGGTTGCTAAATGATGAAGAAATTAGTTCAGACATGGCCACATGTGCCATGGCTTTTCGTCTTTTACGAATGAATGGATATGATGTATCCTCAG ATTGCTTTTCCCAGTTCAGTGAAGTAAACTATTTCTACAACTCCCTGCAAGGATACCTAAAAGATGTGAGTACTGTTTTGGAACTTTACAAGGCATCACAAATCAAAATCTCACCAAATGAACAAGTTTTAGATAAACTGGGCTCCTGGTCAAGAGACTTTCTCAAGCAAGCATTGATTAGCAACCAAAAACTTGGACCGCAAGTTGCTTTACAAGAG GTAGATTATGCTCTAAACTTTCCGTTTTATTCAAATCTTGATCGCCTAGAGCACAAAAGAAATATTGAGAACTTCGGTGCTGAAAAGTTCCATGTTCTCAAAACATCATACCA ATATGGtggtataaatgacaataatCTCTTAGGACTGGCACTGGAAGATTTCTGTACTACTCAGTCTATCTATCACAAGGAACTCCAAAATCTTGAGGA TTGGGTCAAAGAGAATAAATTGGATCAGCTAGAATTTGCCCGGCAGAAGCAGGCATATTGCTATTTTTCTGCTGCTGCGACTCTTTTCTCTCCTGAAATGTCTGAAGCTCGCATTTCCTGGGCCAAAAATAGTATTCTCACCactgttgttgatgacttcttcgacTTTGGAGGATCCAGAGAAGAGCTTGAAAGTCTTATTTCGTTGGTTGAGAA GTGGGATGGAACTTGGAAAGAAGAGTCCTGCTCAGAACAAGTCAAGATTATTTTTTCTGCTCTGTTTAATACAATAAATGAGCTCAGCATTAGGGCATCTGCATTGCAGCAGCGTAGTATCACCCACCATTTAGTTGAAATA tgGCTTAGTTTGATGAAGTCCATGATGAAAGAGGCAGAGTGGACACACAACAAAGAAGTTCCATCACTGGATGAGTACATGTTGAATGGATGTGTGTCCTTTGCTTTAGGACCAATTATCCTCCCAGCGCTCTATTTTGTTGGGCCACAGCTTCCTGAATATGTTGTCAATCATCCAGAATATCTGAATTTGCTCAAACTAGTAAGCACATGTGGGCGTCTTCTTAACGACATACGAGGTTTTCAA AGAGAAGGCAAGGAAGGAAAGTTGAACAGCGTGTCACTACGTATTCTTCACAGTCATGGTTCGGCTTCGGAAGAAGAGGTGAAGAAAGAGATGCAAAGGGCCATCGACGGGGGTAGGACTGAGCTCTTGAGGCTGGTGCTGCAACGAGATGGAAGTGTCGTCCCAAGGCCTTGCAAGGATCTCTTTTGGAAGATGTGCAGGATCCTGCATGTCTTCTACATGAAGACCGATGGATTTACTTCGCCAAACGAGATGCTTGGCGCTGTGAATTCAGTCATTCATGAACCACTAAAGGTCAGCCATAAATAA